Genomic DNA from Leptospira inadai serovar Lyme str. 10:
GGGTTCATGGACCTTGTTGTATTTTTATCCTAAAGATGACACTCCCGGTTGCACCAAGCAAGCTTGTTCCTATAGAGATCATTTGGAAGATTTCCGGAAAGCGGGTGCAAAAGTTTTCGGAATCAGTTCCGACTCCTTGGACAGTCATAAGAATTTCATTAACAAATTCAATATAAGTTTCCCTCTTTTATCCGATCCCCAACAAACCTTGAGCGGGCAATTGGGAGTTTATGGAGATCAGGAATGGCAAGGCCGCGTATTCAAAGGATTATCTCGGGATACCTTCCTCTTAGGCCCCGATGGTACCATCAAAAAAGTTTGGAGAAAAGTGGATCCGACTAAGACGGTTTCCGAAACTTTGGATGAAATTTTAAAGGCGGCTCGAGCCTAGCGTGGGAATTAAGTTTTTTCTAGACACTTATTTAACTCATCAACATTATCTACAGGTGGAAATGGAGGTCCACCCCATGAAGAAGGAAACCTTTCTGTCCATTCCTACTTGGTCCCCCGGGTCGTATAAAATTAGAGATTATGCGAAATCCATTCATAAAATACGCTTAATAAATCCTAAATCGGGATGGACCATCGAGCAAACGGACTTAGATACTTGGAAAGTATATTCCAAAGGAGAAACGTTTCGTGTTTCGTATCTAGTGTACGGCTATGAACATACGGTTCGTACGAATTATTTTACGAGCGAATTCATTCTAATTCATCCGCCCGCGACATTTTTATACTCCAAAGATTTATTAAGTTCCGAAGTGGAAGTTTCTTGGAAGTCTCTCGCACCCTTTAAACACTGCTACACCGGGTTGAAACGAAAAGAGAACGCGAAATTGACCTGGAAGGCTTCGAATATCGACGAGTTATTTGACAGCCCGATTCTTCTCACTAACGAAAAGGAAATCCGTTTCGAAGCGCAATCCTGCCGTTTCGATCTCGTCGTTCTAGGTCATATCTCGGGTGCGGAAAAACGGAAAATAGCCGGTGATCTTTCCAAAGTAATGGATATGCAAATTCGATGCATGGGGGGAACCGAAAATTCATATTATTTATTCGTACTCGATATGACGGAAAACCTGTACGGTGGCTTGGAACATCTCAATTGTAGCATAAACCAGTTCGATCCGATAGGCGCCTTTTCCGGGGAAAATTATCGAACTTTAATCGAACTTCTTTCTCACGAATATTTTCATCATTGGAACGTAAAACGGATTCGACCAATCGCTTTGGGTCCGTTCGATTATCAAAAACCCAACCTGACAAAAGAGCTCTGGATTGCGG
This window encodes:
- a CDS encoding peroxiredoxin, which produces MVDKWEGKRLPDVSLESSTGGTVHLPKDAEGSWTLLYFYPKDDTPGCTKQACSYRDHLEDFRKAGAKVFGISSDSLDSHKNFINKFNISFPLLSDPQQTLSGQLGVYGDQEWQGRVFKGLSRDTFLLGPDGTIKKVWRKVDPTKTVSETLDEILKAARA